One segment of Pangasianodon hypophthalmus isolate fPanHyp1 chromosome 10, fPanHyp1.pri, whole genome shotgun sequence DNA contains the following:
- the znf593 gene encoding zinc finger protein 593 codes for MGKSKQVGNHKNGKKKNIAKTWKTKRRTKDLDQIHTDMIPANAAKLLKQEVDYDVTGFAQHYCLHCARYFVDLKTLKEHFKTKVHKKRLKELREEPYTQAEAERAAGMGSYVPPKKVEVHTQQVEEDME; via the exons ATGGGCAAATCCAAGCAGGTGGGCAAccacaaaaatggcaaaaagaaGAACATTGCAAAGACATGGAAGACAAAGAGAAGGACTAAGGACCTGGACCAGATCCACACTGACATGATCCCTGCCAATGCAGCCAAACTGCTGAAGCAGGAAGTGGACTATGACGTCACAGGCTTCGCTCAGCACTACTGCCTGCACTGCGC GCGCTACTTTGTTGACCTGAAGACCCTGAAGGAGCATTTCAAGACCAAAGTCCACAAAAAACG gttGAAGGAGCTGAGAGAGGAGCCGTACACTCAGGCCGAGGCGGAGAGAGCGGCAGGAATGGGCTCGTACGTCCCGCCTAAAAAGGTGGAAGTGCACACGCAGCAGGTGGAGGAGGACATGGAGTGA